A single Natranaerobius thermophilus JW/NM-WN-LF DNA region contains:
- the aroB gene encoding 3-dehydroquinate synthase: MKNKFDTLTVETGVKSKKKYPIYIGKAILNLLDKVIPRNVSVLIVIDSRIARLHRDKITRLIEFLTESRTVNQIIIPGEEDSKSLSVSESLYEKAASLNLDRSSWFIGIGGGVVGDLTGFVAATYMRGANLLHVPTTLLAQVDSSVGGKVAINQSGYKNLVGNFYQPKAVIIDTNFLDTLPIRELRAGLAEVFKYGILCDRELFLTVKSLFEDCEPLNNVSWERYSYLIHKSCEIKADIVSQDEIDTGIRMLLNLGHTFAHALEGATSYNYFKHGEAVMWGLAMSAELSYKLNKLTYKDYQAIAELPELTKVPEVPIQVKDPNIIEELLLRDKKKTGEELTVILPTSIGSAEICKCPATALIKVILES; this comes from the coding sequence TTGAAAAATAAATTTGACACTTTAACAGTTGAAACAGGGGTTAAATCCAAAAAAAAGTATCCTATCTATATTGGTAAAGCCATTCTCAATCTGTTAGATAAGGTGATACCAAGAAATGTAAGTGTTTTGATAGTTATTGATTCGCGGATAGCAAGGTTGCACAGGGATAAAATCACACGATTGATAGAGTTTTTAACCGAGTCGCGAACGGTCAATCAAATTATCATACCAGGAGAAGAGGATAGCAAGTCTTTATCAGTTTCAGAATCGCTATATGAGAAGGCTGCTAGCCTTAATCTTGACAGGTCTTCTTGGTTCATTGGGATTGGTGGTGGTGTCGTAGGAGACTTAACAGGTTTTGTAGCAGCTACTTACATGCGTGGGGCTAATCTCCTTCATGTACCGACAACCTTACTTGCTCAGGTGGATAGCAGTGTTGGAGGAAAGGTTGCAATAAATCAAAGTGGCTATAAAAATTTAGTAGGTAATTTCTATCAGCCCAAAGCAGTAATAATAGATACAAATTTTTTAGATACTCTTCCCATCAGGGAACTCAGGGCTGGTTTGGCAGAAGTTTTTAAATATGGTATTCTATGTGACCGGGAGTTATTTTTAACAGTGAAATCTTTATTTGAAGACTGTGAACCCCTTAATAATGTTTCCTGGGAAAGGTATTCGTATCTAATCCACAAATCTTGTGAAATCAAAGCAGATATTGTATCTCAGGATGAAATTGATACTGGCATTAGGATGTTGTTAAATTTAGGGCATACCTTCGCTCATGCCCTGGAAGGAGCAACATCTTATAACTATTTTAAGCATGGAGAAGCTGTGATGTGGGGACTTGCCATGTCAGCAGAACTTTCCTATAAACTAAACAAGCTGACCTATAAGGATTATCAAGCAATCGCCGAGTTACCAGAGTTAACAAAAGTTCCAGAAGTACCTATACAAGTTAAAGACCCAAATATAATTGAGGAATTGCTGCTTAGAGATAAGAAAAAAACTGGAGAAGAGTTAACAGTAATTTTACCTACATCAATTGGATCAGCTGAAATTTGTAAATGTCCCGCAACAGCACTGATAAAAGTTATTCTAGAATCATAG
- the lgt gene encoding prolipoprotein diacylglyceryl transferase: protein MDPVAFEIGPISVYWYGILITLGILIGLYLAIRESQRQGLDPDDLITYLLFALPVAVIGLRLYYVIFRWDYFSVYPEQIFAFRQGGLAIHGGIFAAILVAIIYCRYKNINFWALADVTAPSLILGQAIGRWGNFINQEAYGYETDLPWAIEINGSYHHPTFFYESGWNLLVLAFLLYYRKKFRQGQGEIFSLYLILYSFGRFWIEGLRVDSLMLGPLRVAQVVSVILIIVGGYYLIRNRKEKNQAVYLKR from the coding sequence ATGGATCCAGTAGCTTTTGAAATTGGACCGATTTCAGTATACTGGTATGGCATTTTGATTACTTTAGGGATTTTAATCGGCTTGTATTTAGCTATTAGAGAAAGTCAAAGACAGGGATTGGACCCTGACGATTTAATAACTTATCTATTATTTGCCTTGCCTGTTGCTGTTATTGGCTTACGTTTGTACTATGTCATTTTTAGATGGGATTACTTTTCTGTCTATCCGGAACAGATTTTTGCTTTTCGTCAAGGAGGTTTGGCAATTCACGGCGGTATATTTGCTGCTATCTTAGTAGCAATTATCTATTGCCGATACAAAAATATTAATTTTTGGGCCTTGGCTGACGTGACTGCACCTAGTCTGATTCTGGGACAGGCAATTGGTCGCTGGGGAAATTTTATCAACCAAGAAGCTTACGGTTATGAGACTGATTTGCCATGGGCTATTGAAATTAATGGTTCTTATCATCATCCTACTTTTTTTTATGAATCTGGGTGGAACTTACTAGTTTTGGCCTTTTTACTATATTATCGAAAAAAATTCAGACAGGGTCAGGGAGAGATCTTTAGTTTATATTTAATCTTATATTCATTTGGTCGTTTTTGGATAGAGGGATTACGTGTAGACAGTTTGATGTTAGGTCCTTTAAGGGTAGCTCAAGTAGTAAGTGTGATTTTAATTATTGTTGGAGGATATTATTTAATTCGTAATCGTAAAGAAAAAAATCAGGCAGTATATTTGAAGAGGTGA
- a CDS encoding ABC-ATPase domain-containing protein → MADLKKLIATLSRIDGKGYKAYKDIQGMYKYPDGGELYIDYVQGDPFASPSRLRFRVPMELAKFPKSYYQNKIRKIALEDYLTRAFDQAVNKAKGNRGTGKSGMIAIDAGGQEVLGRSSMVVNDNYVEARFVIGLPARGRKILGKEAIEIFEQEITKIVSSSLYNEALDTTELEEHIAVVEDQDYLRDYLEKNNYIAFVGNGAILPRRSGIDDRPMNKEEVIPFYSPENLEGEVELPNRGKVRGMFLKEGITLIVGGGYHGKSTLLTALERGVYNHLPEDGRELVVSREESVKIRAEDGRKVEKVDISPFINNLPHGADTQRFSSEDASGSTSQAANIMESLEIGAKVLLLDEDTSATNFMIRDVRMQELVAKNKEPITPLIDKIRLLYQEHQVSTVLVVGGSGDYFDVADNVIMMDHYKPYEVTGQAHNIAKKHEAYRKKEGGKSFGRITPRKPLKKGLDPIKGKKRKVAAKGLKQIQYGKQNILLSEVEQLVDTSQTRAIGDAIFYILKFYIDSNMTMNQIIDRVMEDIDKKGLDVLSGFKGHPGEYAAFRPFELASALNRLRSLHIK, encoded by the coding sequence ATGGCAGATCTTAAAAAGCTGATAGCCACTCTTTCCAGGATCGATGGGAAAGGCTATAAGGCCTATAAAGACATTCAAGGGATGTATAAGTATCCTGATGGTGGAGAATTGTATATTGATTACGTTCAAGGAGACCCCTTTGCAAGTCCCTCGCGTTTAAGATTTCGAGTGCCCATGGAGCTTGCCAAATTTCCTAAAAGCTATTACCAAAATAAAATACGTAAAATTGCCTTGGAGGACTATCTAACTCGTGCTTTTGACCAGGCTGTAAACAAAGCTAAAGGAAATCGAGGAACAGGAAAAAGTGGCATGATTGCTATAGATGCTGGAGGTCAAGAAGTCTTAGGACGTTCTTCAATGGTAGTCAATGATAACTATGTAGAGGCACGTTTTGTTATTGGATTACCGGCCCGTGGTAGAAAGATCCTTGGGAAAGAAGCCATTGAAATATTTGAACAAGAAATAACCAAAATAGTTTCTTCTTCCCTCTATAATGAAGCTTTGGATACAACTGAATTGGAGGAGCATATTGCAGTAGTTGAAGACCAGGATTATTTGAGGGATTATTTAGAAAAGAATAATTATATAGCTTTTGTGGGAAACGGTGCTATACTACCTAGACGAAGCGGCATAGATGATAGACCTATGAATAAAGAGGAGGTTATACCTTTTTACTCACCTGAAAACCTAGAGGGAGAGGTTGAACTGCCCAATAGAGGAAAGGTTAGAGGTATGTTTTTAAAGGAAGGAATCACTTTAATAGTCGGTGGTGGCTATCACGGAAAGTCAACTTTATTAACTGCCTTGGAGCGAGGCGTATATAATCACCTGCCTGAAGATGGTAGAGAACTTGTTGTTTCTAGGGAAGAATCAGTCAAAATTAGAGCTGAAGATGGCAGGAAAGTAGAAAAAGTTGATATCAGTCCTTTTATTAATAATTTGCCTCACGGAGCTGATACCCAACGTTTTTCCAGCGAAGACGCCAGTGGAAGTACATCACAAGCCGCCAATATTATGGAGTCATTGGAAATAGGGGCGAAAGTTCTATTACTTGACGAAGATACTTCTGCTACTAACTTTATGATTAGAGATGTTAGAATGCAAGAATTAGTTGCTAAAAATAAAGAGCCTATCACTCCATTGATCGATAAAATTAGATTGCTCTATCAAGAACATCAAGTAAGTACGGTCCTAGTCGTGGGTGGCTCTGGTGATTACTTTGATGTAGCGGATAATGTAATCATGATGGATCACTATAAACCTTATGAAGTAACAGGCCAAGCCCACAACATAGCTAAGAAACACGAGGCCTATCGTAAAAAAGAAGGTGGGAAGAGCTTTGGAAGGATAACTCCTAGAAAGCCTTTGAAAAAGGGCCTTGATCCTATAAAAGGTAAGAAGAGGAAAGTAGCCGCTAAAGGATTGAAACAAATTCAGTACGGTAAACAGAATATCTTGCTTTCTGAAGTTGAACAATTAGTGGACACAAGCCAGACTAGAGCTATTGGTGATGCTATCTTCTATATATTGAAGTTTTACATTGATAGTAATATGACAATGAACCAAATTATTGACAGGGTTATGGAGGATATAGACAAAAAAGGTTTGGATGTGTTGTCAGGTTTTAAAGGTCATCCTGGTGAGTATGCAGCTTTTAGACCCTTCGAACTGGCATCAGCCCTGAATAGATTACGCAGCCTTCATATAAAATAA
- the bshB1 gene encoding bacillithiol biosynthesis deacetylase BshB1: protein MNSLDLLVIAPHPDDAELGVGGTIALHTSKGYQVGICDLTQGEMGTNGTIEIRRQESQNAAEILGVAVRENLKIPDGFIRTTEENLKKTVSLIRKYRPETIITIYSEDDHPDHIHASQLVREAAHLSGLYKYPGKGEPFRPSNLYFFLAARPKNPDLVVDITSVHKTKIDSILAHKSQLGLDEYAQGRDTRLTHPSFLERIKARDRYMGHLGRCELGEGLICDRIPRINDLLSIGGA from the coding sequence ATGAATTCATTAGATCTATTAGTAATTGCACCTCACCCTGATGATGCAGAATTGGGGGTTGGTGGCACTATAGCTCTTCATACTTCGAAAGGCTATCAAGTTGGAATATGTGATCTCACTCAAGGAGAAATGGGAACTAATGGCACTATAGAAATAAGGAGACAAGAATCTCAAAATGCTGCTGAAATTTTGGGGGTAGCAGTGCGAGAAAATTTAAAAATACCTGATGGATTTATTCGAACTACTGAGGAAAACCTCAAAAAAACAGTTTCTTTAATTAGAAAGTACCGTCCAGAAACTATTATTACAATTTATTCAGAAGATGACCATCCAGACCATATACACGCTTCTCAATTAGTTAGAGAAGCAGCTCATTTATCTGGTTTATATAAATATCCAGGGAAAGGGGAGCCTTTTAGGCCCAGTAATTTATATTTTTTCTTAGCTGCTAGACCCAAAAACCCTGATCTAGTGGTTGATATAACTTCTGTACATAAAACGAAAATAGATAGTATTTTAGCTCATAAATCACAACTGGGCTTGGATGAGTATGCCCAAGGTCGTGATACTAGACTAACTCACCCTTCATTTTTAGAAAGGATTAAAGCTAGAGATCGTTACATGGGCCATTTAGGCAGATGTGAATTGGGTGAAGGTTTAATTTGTGATCGAATTCCACGAATTAATGACCTGTTAAGTATTGGGGGTGCTTAA
- the aroC gene encoding chorismate synthase: MSLNFLTAGESHGPALVGILEGFWSNFEIDESKINSELARRQSGYGRGGRMKIEGDTVNFLGGVRQGVTTGAPIAFQIFNKDYQNWKDEMNPSKIDSEESSTKQSESQSKFNTQVTKPRPGHADLAGALKYDQSDIRNILERSSARETAMRTAVGSLCKQLLQDLNIKIISHVTRIGSISLSQELTGVTHTNNFSNMKELISNLERSQLNCIDPKTEQKMIEEIDSTRLQGDTLGGEFEVIVENLPPGLGSHVHYHRKLDGLLAGALMGLQGIKGVEIGAGFQTATLPGSQIHDEIFYSQDRGYYRDQNNAGGVEGGISNGEPVIVRGAMKPIPTLSKPLKSVDIHTKEAFDAQIERSDCCAVPSAAIVAEHIIAYELAKVVKEKFGSDSIDELRRNYQAYFEYLDTR, from the coding sequence ATGAGTCTTAATTTTCTAACAGCAGGTGAATCCCATGGACCAGCATTGGTAGGGATATTAGAAGGATTCTGGTCAAACTTTGAAATTGATGAAAGCAAAATAAATTCAGAACTAGCAAGGCGTCAATCAGGTTATGGTAGGGGAGGTCGCATGAAAATCGAAGGCGATACTGTAAATTTTCTGGGAGGTGTTCGTCAGGGTGTCACTACAGGGGCACCCATAGCTTTTCAAATATTTAACAAAGATTATCAGAATTGGAAAGATGAAATGAATCCGTCAAAAATAGACTCTGAAGAGTCTAGTACAAAACAATCTGAGTCTCAGTCAAAATTTAATACCCAAGTTACAAAACCTAGACCTGGTCACGCTGATTTAGCTGGTGCGTTAAAATATGACCAAAGTGATATTAGAAACATCTTGGAAAGATCTAGTGCCAGGGAAACAGCTATGAGAACGGCAGTGGGGTCCTTGTGTAAACAACTTCTTCAAGACTTAAATATCAAGATTATTAGTCATGTCACTAGAATAGGTAGTATAAGCCTATCTCAAGAGCTAACAGGGGTAACTCATACTAATAATTTCTCTAACATGAAAGAATTAATTTCAAATCTCGAAAGATCACAACTGAATTGTATAGACCCTAAAACAGAGCAGAAGATGATTGAAGAGATAGATTCAACACGTCTCCAAGGAGATACTCTAGGTGGTGAATTTGAAGTTATAGTTGAAAACCTTCCTCCGGGATTGGGAAGCCATGTTCATTATCATCGTAAACTTGATGGTCTGCTAGCAGGAGCATTAATGGGCTTGCAGGGAATAAAAGGAGTAGAGATAGGTGCTGGGTTTCAAACGGCAACACTCCCTGGTTCTCAAATTCATGATGAAATTTTTTATTCCCAGGATAGAGGTTACTATCGAGATCAAAACAATGCCGGTGGTGTAGAGGGTGGTATTTCCAATGGTGAACCTGTGATCGTCAGAGGAGCCATGAAGCCCATACCTACACTATCCAAGCCTTTAAAAAGTGTGGATATTCATACTAAAGAAGCTTTTGATGCCCAAATTGAACGTTCTGATTGTTGTGCTGTCCCTTCGGCAGCTATAGTGGCTGAACATATTATAGCCTATGAACTTGCCAAAGTAGTGAAAGAAAAATTTGGTAGTGATTCAATAGATGAATTGAGACGAAATTATCAAGCTTACTTTGAGTATTTAGATACTAGATAA
- a CDS encoding PP2C family protein-serine/threonine phosphatase, with translation MEGAVTLKIELATDKVPKHASGESGDSFEVVERPQGGITAILADGQGSGPSAKITSNTVAAKAASLVSDGTRDGAVSRAAHDFLYAQKRGRVSSTLTMVSCDLATDTLVISRNSNCPVIVKTEDEIKVLDEPVKPIGFHYFVKPTIDELPITPGTVVISFSDGIFHAGRKFGNQVAVDDIIEMLETNNQQDGIYELSQDILSLAVDRDRNRPQDDMSVLVLGLFAGEYQHKPRQLRVMYTY, from the coding sequence ATGGAAGGAGCAGTTACATTGAAAATTGAACTTGCTACTGATAAAGTTCCTAAGCATGCAAGTGGCGAAAGTGGGGACAGTTTTGAAGTAGTAGAGCGCCCTCAAGGTGGTATTACAGCAATTTTGGCCGATGGTCAAGGAAGCGGTCCATCGGCTAAAATTACTAGTAATACGGTGGCTGCTAAAGCTGCTTCCCTGGTTTCAGATGGAACTAGGGATGGGGCTGTTTCTCGAGCCGCCCATGATTTTTTGTATGCCCAAAAAAGAGGACGGGTGTCTTCTACTCTAACAATGGTTTCATGCGATTTAGCTACGGACACCTTGGTGATTTCAAGAAATAGTAATTGTCCTGTGATTGTCAAAACAGAAGATGAAATCAAAGTCTTAGATGAACCTGTAAAACCCATTGGATTTCATTATTTTGTCAAACCTACCATTGATGAATTGCCTATTACACCTGGAACAGTAGTTATTAGTTTTAGTGACGGTATATTTCATGCTGGGCGAAAATTTGGCAATCAGGTAGCTGTTGATGATATAATAGAAATGTTAGAAACAAACAATCAACAAGATGGCATTTATGAACTAAGTCAAGATATTTTATCTTTGGCAGTAGATCGAGATCGGAATCGTCCGCAGGATGATATGTCAGTATTAGTTCTAGGATTATTTGCAGGAGAGTATCAACACAAGCCCAGGCAACTAAGAGTTATGTATACGTATTAA
- a CDS encoding methylated-DNA--[protein]-cysteine S-methyltransferase encodes MFKKMLYETKWGTITFGHNQGIVNRVILPDKQEETGLEEELSSYQNQKLTALERELNLYFQGRLVNFSIPVSLEGLPTFTKQVLEVTKRVNWGEVCTYGQIAKILNKPGASRAVGQSLGKNPCPLLVPCHRVIGRNNSLGGFSGMIELKKWFLNLEGVNLKVLKEV; translated from the coding sequence ATGTTTAAAAAGATGCTTTATGAAACTAAATGGGGAACAATCACCTTTGGGCATAATCAGGGCATTGTAAATAGAGTGATTTTACCTGATAAGCAGGAAGAAACAGGTTTAGAAGAGGAACTATCCAGCTATCAAAATCAAAAACTAACAGCTCTAGAAAGAGAACTGAACTTGTATTTTCAAGGAAGACTAGTGAATTTTTCAATTCCAGTTTCTTTGGAAGGTCTACCTACCTTTACTAAACAGGTATTGGAAGTTACTAAAAGGGTCAATTGGGGAGAAGTGTGCACATATGGACAGATAGCTAAAATATTAAATAAACCAGGGGCAAGTAGAGCAGTCGGACAATCTTTAGGAAAAAATCCCTGCCCCCTATTGGTGCCGTGTCACCGAGTTATTGGTAGAAATAATAGCCTGGGAGGTTTTTCGGGTATGATAGAGTTAAAAAAATGGTTTCTGAACCTAGAAGGTGTTAATTTGAAGGTTTTGAAGGAGGTATAA
- the bshA gene encoding N-acetyl-alpha-D-glucosaminyl L-malate synthase BshA has product MKIGIVCYPTHGGSGVVATELGKQLAKRGHEIHFFSYQVPFRLDKYYTNIFFHEVQVPTYPVLKYPPYSFSLVSKIAEVSKKEGLDIIHVHYAVPHSVCGNLARDMLKRETDQAPVVVTTLHGTDITLVGNHPSFFPITKYSMEDSNSLTCVSNKLQHETYDIFGIEQPISTIYNFIDYEEYRPGNNNRQMRKELAPNGEKILLHISNFRAVKRVEDVIQTFAKVQEQVSTKLLMVGDGPDKTKAEQLARELGLEDEIIFMGKQDQIKNILDISDLFILPSERESFGLVALEAMAFRIPVIATQVGGIPEVVSEGETGYLLPVGDIDGMAEKTLKILLDESLSTSLGNNARNRVINKFSVEQVIPQYEQLYQKTLGRV; this is encoded by the coding sequence ATGAAGATAGGTATTGTTTGCTATCCTACCCATGGGGGTAGTGGAGTGGTAGCTACAGAACTGGGGAAACAACTGGCAAAGCGAGGTCATGAAATTCATTTTTTTTCATATCAAGTACCATTCCGACTTGATAAATATTATACCAATATTTTTTTCCATGAAGTTCAAGTACCCACATATCCTGTATTAAAATATCCTCCTTACTCTTTTTCCCTTGTCAGTAAAATTGCTGAGGTGAGCAAAAAAGAAGGTTTAGATATAATTCATGTTCATTATGCGGTACCTCACTCAGTCTGTGGTAATCTCGCTAGAGATATGCTCAAAAGAGAAACCGATCAAGCCCCTGTAGTAGTAACCACTTTACACGGTACTGATATCACTTTGGTAGGAAACCATCCTTCATTTTTTCCCATAACAAAATACAGCATGGAAGACAGTAATTCTCTTACATGTGTTTCAAACAAATTGCAACATGAAACTTATGATATATTTGGAATTGAACAACCGATTTCTACAATATATAATTTTATTGACTATGAGGAATACCGACCAGGAAACAATAATAGGCAAATGAGAAAAGAATTGGCCCCAAATGGTGAAAAAATATTACTGCATATATCTAATTTTAGAGCTGTAAAAAGGGTGGAAGATGTAATTCAAACTTTTGCAAAAGTCCAGGAACAAGTTTCTACAAAGCTGTTAATGGTGGGCGATGGCCCTGATAAAACAAAGGCAGAACAATTGGCAAGAGAACTTGGATTAGAGGACGAAATTATATTTATGGGTAAACAAGATCAGATAAAAAACATTTTAGATATATCGGATTTGTTTATTTTGCCATCTGAACGCGAAAGTTTTGGATTAGTAGCATTAGAGGCTATGGCTTTTCGGATTCCTGTAATAGCAACTCAGGTGGGTGGTATTCCTGAAGTAGTTTCTGAAGGTGAGACAGGTTATCTATTGCCTGTAGGAGATATTGACGGTATGGCCGAAAAAACTTTAAAAATTTTGCTGGATGAATCTTTAAGCACAAGTTTGGGCAATAATGCTAGAAATAGGGTGATTAATAAATTTAGTGTAGAACAAGTTATCCCACAATATGAGCAATTATATCAAAAAACATTAGGGAGGGTGTAA
- a CDS encoding RrF2 family transcriptional regulator: protein MKVSTRSKWALACSLYYAVNYSKEVIPLKTVSKALGISEKYLEQLSIPLKKADILASTRGTQGGYKLKYHPEKITVYQVLSSIEPIHFGEDASDQAGEKELLSVTSEFWDELSQDLIKQLNQITLDDLRNKYYQKSSQGLMYYI from the coding sequence GTGAAAGTATCTACTAGGAGCAAATGGGCTCTGGCATGTAGTCTCTATTATGCTGTTAATTATTCCAAGGAAGTTATTCCATTAAAAACGGTTTCCAAAGCCCTAGGTATTTCAGAAAAATACTTGGAACAATTGTCCATTCCATTAAAAAAGGCCGATATATTAGCAAGTACTAGAGGAACTCAAGGTGGATATAAATTAAAATATCACCCAGAAAAAATCACCGTATATCAAGTGTTGAGTTCTATAGAACCAATTCATTTTGGTGAAGATGCTTCTGATCAAGCGGGCGAAAAGGAATTGTTATCAGTAACCAGTGAATTTTGGGATGAACTTTCTCAAGATTTAATAAAACAACTCAATCAGATCACTTTAGATGATCTCAGGAATAAATATTATCAAAAATCGTCTCAGGGTTTAATGTATTATATTTAG